In one window of Chthoniobacterales bacterium DNA:
- the atpB gene encoding F0F1 ATP synthase subunit A, which produces MTLSFLPVASAALAAESLPLEILGGLDWLTNSILVALIVVGIVLWFARRATKEVKLIPDGPQNAFEAIVETLYDTLEEIVGPKMVSKVFSLLATLFIFILTANWFGLLPGVGSIGFGTKTGFLTLSEVKEPLLRPATADLNMTLAMALIFMVLWLYWSIQEMGVGGFLKHMFGVKGGLKGVMAVALAPIFFMVGVIEVVSIAFRPVSLSLRLFGNVFAGETLLATMLTLGKTLGMPPIVAYVMSVIIPIPFYFLELLVGLLQAMVFTLLCAVYVQLSTSHDEDEHGEEHHGEAHGAPHAA; this is translated from the coding sequence ATGACTTTGTCCTTTCTGCCCGTCGCATCAGCCGCCTTGGCTGCGGAGAGCTTGCCGCTCGAAATTCTCGGCGGGCTCGACTGGCTGACAAACTCGATCTTGGTCGCTCTCATTGTCGTTGGCATCGTCCTGTGGTTTGCGCGCCGTGCAACGAAAGAGGTCAAACTGATCCCGGACGGCCCGCAGAATGCCTTCGAGGCGATTGTGGAGACGCTTTATGACACTCTGGAGGAAATTGTCGGCCCCAAGATGGTCTCCAAAGTTTTCTCCCTCCTGGCCACGCTCTTCATCTTCATCCTTACGGCCAATTGGTTTGGGCTGCTCCCCGGAGTGGGTTCGATCGGCTTCGGCACCAAGACGGGTTTCCTGACTTTGTCCGAGGTCAAGGAGCCTTTGCTGCGCCCGGCCACGGCCGACCTGAACATGACCCTCGCGATGGCCCTCATTTTCATGGTGCTCTGGCTTTACTGGTCCATCCAGGAAATGGGTGTCGGCGGGTTTCTCAAGCACATGTTCGGCGTGAAAGGCGGCCTCAAAGGCGTCATGGCCGTTGCGCTGGCGCCGATTTTTTTCATGGTCGGCGTCATTGAGGTCGTGTCGATCGCGTTCCGCCCCGTTTCCCTCTCGCTGCGTCTTTTTGGCAACGTTTTCGCCGGCGAAACCCTTCTGGCCACCATGCTCACGCTGGGCAAGACGTTGGGCATGCCGCCGATCGTCGCTTATGTCATGAGCGTGATCATCCCGATCCCCTTTTATTTCCTCGAGCTGCTCGTCGGCTTGCTGCAGGCCATGGTCTTCACCCTCCTTTGCGCGGTTTACGTGCAGCTGTCCACCTCGCACGACGAGGATGAGCACGGCGAGGAGCACCATGGCGAAGCCCACGGGGCGCCGCATGCCGCATGA
- a CDS encoding ATP synthase F0 subunit C — MIIPLIAEAAATAGGITGSFTLGIAGAGAAVGIGLIGAKAVEAVGRNPGAFGKVMTLGIIGMALAEAIAIYALIRAFAGQ, encoded by the coding sequence ATGATCATCCCACTCATCGCAGAAGCCGCCGCCACCGCGGGCGGCATCACGGGTAGTTTCACCCTCGGCATAGCCGGGGCCGGCGCCGCCGTTGGCATCGGTCTGATCGGAGCCAAGGCTGTCGAGGCCGTCGGACGCAACCCCGGCGCCTTCGGCAAAGTGATGACCCTCGGCATCATCGGCATGGCGTTGGCGGAAGCTATCGCCATTTACGCCCTGATCCGCGCCTTCGCGGGCCAGTAA